A window of Cryptosporidium parvum Iowa II chromosome 1, whole genome shotgun sequence contains these coding sequences:
- a CDS encoding pyruvate kinase, whose product IKKFTKMISNDHLKRLASTSAVMSCTLGKATCLGMDKICSPLADNDVTQRKTQIICTIGPSCNNVESLIGLIDKGMSVARLNFSHGDHESHFKTLQNIREAAKARPHSTVGIMLDTKGPEIRTGMLEGGKPIELKAGQTLKITTDYSMLGNSECISCSYSLLPKSVQIGSTVLIADGSLSTQVLEIGDDFIVCKVLNSVTIGERKNMNLPGCKVHLPIIGDKDRHDIVDFALKYNLDFIALSFVQNGADVQLCRQIISENTQYSNGIPSSIKIISKIENLEGVINFDSICSESDGIMVARGDLGMEIPPEKIFVAQKCMISKCNVAGKPVVTATQMLESMIKSNRPTRAEMTDVANAVLDGSDCVMLSGETANGAFPFDAVNVMSRVCAQAETCIDYPVLYHAIHSSVPKPVAVPEAIACSAVESAHDVNAKLIITITETGNTARLISKYRPSQTIIACTAKPEVARGLKIARGVKTYVLNSIHHSEVVISNALALAKEESLIESGDFAIAVHGVKESCPGSCNLMKIVRCP is encoded by the coding sequence atcaaaaaattcacTAAGATGATTTCAAACGATCATTTGAAAAGACTCGCATCTACTTCTGCAGTAATGAGTTGCACACTGGGAAAGGCAACTTGTTTAGGGATGGACAAAATTTGCTCTCCTTTAGCAGATAATGACGTAACCCAAAGGAAGACACAAATCATATGTACAATTGGCCCAAGCTGTAATAATGTAGAATCGTTGATTGGTTTAATTGACAAAGGTATGAGTGTTGCTAGACTTAACTTTTCCCATGGCGATCATGAGAGTCACTTCAAGACTTTACAAAATATCAGGGAGGCAGCTAAAGCAAGACCTCACTCTACCGTTGGGATAATGCTAGATACTAAAGGCCCAGAGATCAGAACCGGAATGTTGGAAGGTGGAAAGCCCATTGAATTGAAGGCAGGCcaaactttaaaaattacaaCAGATTACTCTATGTTAGGTAACTCCGAATGTATATCGTGTAGCTATTCTCTATTACCTAAAAGTGTACAAATTGGAAGTACTGTTTTAATTGCTGATGGCTCGTTATCGACTCAAGTGCTAGAAATTGGCGATGATTTCATTGTCTGCAAGGTATTGAATAGCGTAACTATCGGTGAAAGGAAAAATATGAATCTACCAGGTTGTAAGGTCCACTTACCAATAATTGGGGATAAAGATAGACATGACATTGTGGACTTTGCCCTTAAGTACAACTTGGATTTTATTGCTCTTTCCTTCGTGCAGAATGGAGCTGATGTGCAACTATGTAGGCaaattatttctgaaaatacGCAATACTCCAATGGAATCCCAAGCTCAATAAAgattatttctaaaattgaAAACTTGGAAGGTGTGATCAACTTCGATAGTATTTGCAGCGAGTCAGACGGTATCATGGTTGCAAGAGGTGACCTGGGTATGGAAATTCCTccagaaaaaatattcgTTGCTCAGAAATGTATGATTTCCAAATGCAATGTTGCAGGTAAGCCTGTTGTTACTGCAACTCAAATGCTTGAAAGCATGATTAAGAGTAATAGGCCAACAAGGGCAGAAATGACTGATGTTGCAAACGCTGTTTTAGATGGTTCAGATTGTGTTATGCTATCTGGAGAAACTGCAAATGGAGCATTTCCATTTGACGCAGTAAATGTAATGTCCAGAGTATGTGCCCAAGCTGAGACATGTATTGATTATCCAGTGTTATACCACGCAATACATTCCTCAGTTCCAAAGCCTGTTGCTGTCCCTGAAGCCATTGCTTGTTCTGCAGTTGAGTCTGCCCATGACGTAAATGCAAAATTAATCATCACAATCACAGAAACAGGGAATACTGCAAGACTCATTTCAAAATACAGGCCAAGTCAAACCATTATTGCATGCACAGCTAAACCTGAGGTAGCCAGAGGGCTAAAGATTGCAAGAGGTGTTAAGACTTATGTCTTAAACTCAATCCATCATAGTGAAGTTGTAATATCTAATGCCCTAGCACTTGCGAAAGAGGAAAGTCTTATTGAGAGTGGAGATTTTGCTATCGCCGTGCATGGCGTTAAAGAGTCCTGTCCGGGATCGTGTAATCTTATGAAAATAGTTAGGTGCCCCTAA